The following are encoded in a window of Thiohalobacter sp. IOR34 genomic DNA:
- a CDS encoding UDP-glucose/GDP-mannose dehydrogenase family protein, whose amino-acid sequence MKVTIYGSGYVGLVTGACLAEVGNEVLCVDVDPRKIEMLKRGEVPIYEPGLDRLVTDNARAGRLAFTLDPAEGVAHGLFQFIAVGTPPDEDGSADLQHVLAVARSIGEHMDDYRVIVNKSTVPVGTADRVRSQVAQSLAARGTACEFDVVSNPEFLKEGAAIDDFMRPDRIIIGTDNPRTTELLRALYAPFNRNHDRLLAMDIRSAELTKYAANAMLATKISFMNELSNLAERLGADIENVRLGIGSDPRIGYQFIYPGAGYGGSCFPKDVKALERTAGEIGYQAELLSAVEQVNERQKRVLFEKIRHHFDGQLEGRSFALWGLAFKPNTDDMREASSRVLMEALWAAGARVRAYDPVAAEECRRLYGERDDLVLCESANQALEGADALVVITEWTEFRSPDFEQLRQTLGAPLIFDGRNLYDPARLAELGFRYYSIGRQPSGPAD is encoded by the coding sequence ATGAAGGTCACCATCTACGGTTCCGGCTACGTCGGTCTGGTCACCGGCGCCTGCCTCGCCGAGGTCGGCAACGAGGTGCTGTGCGTCGACGTCGATCCGCGCAAGATCGAGATGCTCAAGCGCGGCGAGGTACCGATCTATGAGCCGGGGCTCGACCGCCTGGTCACCGACAATGCCCGGGCCGGCCGCCTGGCCTTCACCCTCGATCCGGCCGAGGGCGTGGCCCACGGCCTGTTCCAGTTCATCGCCGTCGGCACTCCCCCGGACGAGGACGGCTCCGCCGACCTGCAGCACGTGCTGGCCGTGGCCCGCAGCATCGGCGAGCACATGGACGATTACCGGGTCATCGTCAACAAGTCGACGGTGCCCGTGGGCACGGCCGACCGGGTCCGCAGCCAGGTCGCCCAGAGCCTGGCGGCGCGCGGCACGGCCTGCGAGTTCGACGTGGTGTCCAACCCGGAATTCCTCAAGGAGGGCGCGGCCATCGACGACTTCATGCGCCCCGACCGGATCATCATCGGCACCGACAACCCCCGCACCACCGAGCTGCTGCGCGCCCTCTACGCCCCCTTCAACCGCAATCACGACCGGCTGCTGGCCATGGACATCCGCTCCGCGGAGCTGACCAAGTACGCGGCCAACGCCATGCTGGCCACCAAGATCAGCTTCATGAACGAGCTGTCCAACCTGGCCGAGCGGCTCGGCGCCGACATCGAGAACGTGCGCCTCGGCATCGGCTCCGACCCGCGCATCGGCTACCAGTTCATCTACCCCGGCGCCGGCTATGGCGGCTCCTGTTTTCCCAAGGACGTCAAGGCGCTGGAGCGCACTGCCGGCGAGATCGGCTACCAGGCGGAACTGCTGAGCGCGGTCGAACAGGTCAACGAGCGCCAGAAGCGGGTGCTGTTCGAGAAGATCCGCCACCATTTCGACGGGCAGCTGGAGGGGCGCAGCTTCGCCCTCTGGGGTCTGGCCTTCAAGCCCAACACGGACGACATGCGCGAGGCCTCCAGCCGGGTGCTGATGGAGGCCCTGTGGGCAGCCGGTGCCCGGGTGCGCGCCTATGACCCGGTGGCCGCCGAGGAATGCCGCCGTCTGTACGGGGAGCGCGATGACCTGGTGCTCTGCGAGTCCGCCAACCAGGCCCTGGAGGGCGCCGATGCCCTGGTGGTCATCACCGAGTGGACCGAGTTCCGCAGCCCGGATTTCGAACAGCTGCGCCAGACCCTGGGCGCTCCGCTGATCTTCGACGGACGCAATCTCTACGACCCCGCGCGACTCGCCGAGCTCGGCTTCCGCTACTATTCGATCGGCCGCCAGCCCAGCGGCCCCGCCGACTGA
- the rplA gene encoding 50S ribosomal protein L1 encodes MAKLSKRMKAIREKIEPGKLYPADEAFSLLKELPGAKFKESVDVAVNLGVDPRKSDQVVRGSTVLPNGTGKEVRVAVFAQGANAEAAKEAGADIVGFEDLAESIKGGNLDFDVVIATPDAMRVVGQLGQILGPRGLMPNPKVGTVTPDVTAAVKNAKAGQVRYRTDKAGIIHCSIGKVDFDNGALKENLEALLADLNKAKPAAAKGVYMKKVTVSTTMGPGIQVDQASLG; translated from the coding sequence ATGGCAAAGCTGAGCAAACGCATGAAAGCCATTCGTGAGAAGATCGAGCCGGGCAAGCTGTATCCGGCCGACGAGGCCTTCAGTCTGCTGAAGGAGTTGCCGGGGGCCAAGTTCAAGGAATCCGTCGACGTGGCAGTGAATCTTGGCGTCGATCCGCGCAAGTCCGACCAGGTGGTGCGGGGTTCAACGGTGCTGCCCAACGGCACCGGCAAGGAGGTGCGGGTGGCGGTCTTCGCCCAGGGTGCCAACGCCGAGGCCGCCAAGGAGGCCGGGGCCGATATCGTCGGCTTCGAGGACCTGGCGGAGAGCATCAAGGGCGGCAATCTGGACTTCGACGTGGTGATCGCCACCCCGGACGCCATGCGCGTGGTCGGCCAGCTCGGTCAGATCCTCGGCCCGCGCGGCCTGATGCCGAACCCCAAGGTCGGCACCGTCACCCCGGACGTGACCGCGGCGGTGAAGAACGCCAAGGCCGGTCAGGTGCGCTACCGGACCGACAAGGCCGGCATCATCCACTGCTCGATCGGCAAGGTGGATTTCGACAATGGCGCCCTGAAGGAGAACCTGGAGGCGCTGTTGGCCGACCTGAACAAGGCCAAGCCGGCAGCTGCCAAGGGCGTGTATATGAAGAAGGTGACCGTCTCCACCACCATGGGGCCGGGCATCCAGGTCGATCAGGCCTCGCTGGGCTGA
- the rplL gene encoding 50S ribosomal protein L7/L12 → MSVSKEDILETIANMSVMDVVELIEAMEEKFGVSAAAAVAAVPAAAGGEAGAAAEEKTEFDVVMSSFGSNKVAAIKAVRAITGLGLKEAKEMVEGAPVTVKEGVSKDEAEEIKKQLEEAGASVEVK, encoded by the coding sequence ATGTCTGTCTCTAAAGAAGATATTCTGGAAACCATCGCCAATATGAGCGTGATGGATGTCGTCGAGCTGATCGAGGCCATGGAAGAGAAGTTCGGTGTGTCCGCCGCGGCTGCCGTCGCCGCCGTTCCGGCTGCCGCCGGTGGTGAGGCTGGTGCCGCTGCCGAAGAGAAGACCGAGTTCGATGTGGTCATGAGCAGTTTCGGTTCCAACAAGGTTGCTGCCATCAAGGCTGTTCGCGCCATCACCGGCCTGGGCCTGAAGGAAGCAAAGGAAATGGTCGAGGGCGCTCCGGTCACCGTCAAGGAAGGGGTGAGCAAGGACGAGGCCGAAGAGATCAAGAAGCAGCTCGAAGAGGCTGGTGCCAGCGTCGAGGTGAAGTAA
- the tuf gene encoding elongation factor Tu: MSKEKFERTKPHVNVGTIGHVDHGKTTLTAALTKVAAEKQGGEFKAYDQIDNAPEERARGITIATAHVEYETENRHYAHVDCPGHADYVKNMITGAAQMDGAILVVSAADGPMPQTREHILLARQVGVPYIVVYMNKADQVDDEELLELVEMEVRDLLSSYEFPGDDIPVVIGSALKALEGDTSEIGVPSIEKLLDAMDEYIPVPERPVDQPFLMPIEDVFSISGRGTVVTGRIERGKVHVGDEVEIVGIRETSKTTVTGVEMFRKLLDEGEAGDNVGVLLRGTKRDEVERGQVLCQPGSITPHTKFEAEVYVLSKDEGGRHTPFFNGYRPQFYFRTTDVTGACDLPEGVEMVMPGDNVKMTVTLIAPIAMEEGLRFAIREGGRTVGAGVVSKIIE; this comes from the coding sequence ATGTCCAAGGAAAAATTTGAACGAACGAAGCCGCATGTAAACGTGGGGACCATTGGTCACGTGGACCATGGCAAGACGACGCTGACGGCGGCGCTGACGAAGGTGGCGGCGGAGAAGCAGGGCGGTGAGTTCAAGGCGTACGACCAGATCGACAATGCGCCGGAGGAGCGTGCGCGCGGTATCACGATCGCGACGGCGCACGTGGAGTACGAGACGGAGAACCGTCACTACGCGCACGTGGACTGCCCCGGGCACGCGGACTATGTGAAGAACATGATCACGGGTGCGGCGCAGATGGACGGTGCGATCCTGGTGGTGAGCGCGGCGGACGGTCCGATGCCGCAGACCCGTGAGCACATTCTGCTGGCGCGTCAGGTGGGTGTGCCGTACATCGTGGTGTACATGAACAAGGCCGACCAGGTGGACGACGAGGAGCTGCTGGAGCTGGTGGAGATGGAAGTCCGCGATCTGCTGAGCTCGTACGAGTTTCCTGGTGACGACATTCCGGTGGTGATTGGTTCGGCGCTGAAGGCGCTGGAAGGCGACACCTCGGAGATTGGTGTGCCGTCGATCGAGAAGCTGCTGGATGCGATGGACGAGTACATTCCGGTGCCGGAGCGTCCGGTGGACCAGCCGTTCCTGATGCCGATCGAGGACGTGTTCTCGATTTCGGGTCGAGGCACGGTGGTGACGGGTCGCATCGAGCGTGGCAAGGTGCACGTGGGCGACGAAGTGGAGATCGTGGGTATCCGCGAGACGAGCAAGACCACGGTGACGGGTGTGGAGATGTTCCGCAAGCTGCTGGACGAAGGCGAGGCGGGCGACAACGTGGGCGTGCTGCTGCGCGGTACCAAGCGTGACGAGGTGGAGCGCGGCCAGGTGCTGTGCCAGCCGGGCTCGATCACGCCGCACACCAAGTTCGAGGCCGAGGTGTATGTGCTGTCGAAGGACGAGGGTGGCCGTCATACGCCGTTCTTCAATGGCTATCGTCCGCAGTTTTACTTCCGGACGACGGACGTGACGGGCGCCTGCGATCTGCCGGAAGGCGTGGAGATGGTGATGCCGGGCGACAACGTGAAGATGACGGTGACGCTGATTGCGCCGATTGCGATGGAAGAAGGACTGCGTTTCGCGATCCGCGAGGGTGGCCGCACCGTCGGCGCCGGCGTGGTCTCCAAGATCATCGAGTAA
- a CDS encoding NUDIX hydrolase, with protein sequence MKYCSECAAPVSLQVPAGDSRPRYVCDSCRTIHYQNPNIVAGCIVEEQGRILLCRRAIEPRHGLWTLPAGFMENGETSSQAAERETREEANARVRVEDLYTLFDLPHINQVYMLFRARFEVSGFSAGSESLEVGLFAEEEIPWDSLAFPVVKATLRLYFADRAAGAFRLRLGEIQRRAGEPPAYRMRLLEGGSGPQSAGPLGWRPIE encoded by the coding sequence ATGAAATACTGTAGCGAATGTGCCGCACCGGTCAGCCTGCAGGTGCCGGCCGGCGATAGCCGGCCCAGGTATGTCTGCGACAGCTGTCGCACCATCCACTACCAGAATCCCAACATCGTCGCCGGCTGCATCGTCGAGGAGCAGGGGCGTATCCTGCTCTGCAGGCGGGCCATCGAGCCGCGTCATGGCCTGTGGACGCTGCCCGCCGGGTTCATGGAGAACGGCGAGACCAGCAGCCAGGCGGCGGAGCGCGAGACACGCGAGGAGGCCAATGCCCGGGTCCGGGTGGAGGATCTGTACACGCTCTTCGACCTGCCGCACATCAACCAGGTGTACATGCTGTTCCGGGCCCGCTTCGAGGTGAGCGGCTTCTCGGCCGGCAGCGAGAGCCTGGAGGTCGGCCTGTTCGCCGAGGAGGAGATCCCCTGGGACAGCCTGGCCTTCCCGGTGGTGAAGGCGACCCTGCGGCTGTACTTCGCCGACCGCGCGGCAGGCGCCTTCCGCCTCCGCCTGGGCGAGATCCAGCGCCGGGCGGGCGAGCCCCCCGCCTACCGGATGCGGCTGCTGGAAGGCGGGAGCGGGCCTCAGTCGGCGGGGCCGCTGGGCTGGCGGCCGATCGAATAG
- the rplK gene encoding 50S ribosomal protein L11 — protein sequence MAKKVEAYIKLQVPAQEANPSPPVGPALGQHGVNIMEFCKAFNAQTQNLEKGMPVPVVITVYNDRSFTFIMKTPPASILLKKAAGIAKGSGEPNTKKVGTVTRAQMEEIAKTKEPDLTAADMDAAVRTIAGTARSMGLDVEGV from the coding sequence ATGGCAAAGAAAGTCGAAGCGTACATCAAGCTGCAGGTGCCGGCGCAGGAGGCCAATCCGAGTCCGCCGGTCGGTCCGGCGTTGGGCCAGCACGGCGTGAACATCATGGAGTTCTGCAAGGCATTCAACGCCCAGACGCAGAACCTCGAGAAGGGTATGCCGGTGCCGGTGGTGATCACGGTCTACAACGACCGCAGTTTCACCTTCATCATGAAGACCCCGCCGGCCTCCATTCTGTTGAAGAAGGCGGCAGGCATCGCCAAGGGCAGCGGCGAACCGAACACCAAGAAGGTGGGTACGGTAACCCGCGCGCAGATGGAAGAGATCGCCAAGACCAAGGAACCCGACCTCACGGCTGCTGACATGGATGCCGCGGTACGTACCATCGCCGGTACCGCACGTAGCATGGGTCTGGACGTAGAGGGGGTCTGA
- the nusG gene encoding transcription termination/antitermination protein NusG, whose protein sequence is MAKRWYVVHAYSGFENQVKRSLEERIARAGLEDKFGEILVPTEEVVEMREGQKRKSERKFFPGYVLVQMEMDDETWHLVKDVPKVMGFIGGTSDKPAPISDKEAEQILQRIQEGVEKPRPKVLFEVGEVVRVTDGPFNDFNGVVEEVNYEKNRLRVAVLIFGRSTPVELEFSQVEKA, encoded by the coding sequence ATGGCGAAACGCTGGTATGTTGTTCACGCCTACTCGGGCTTCGAGAATCAGGTCAAGCGCTCCCTGGAGGAGCGTATTGCGCGTGCCGGACTTGAAGACAAGTTCGGTGAGATCCTGGTGCCCACCGAAGAGGTGGTGGAGATGCGCGAGGGACAGAAGCGCAAGAGCGAGCGCAAGTTCTTCCCCGGCTACGTGCTGGTGCAGATGGAGATGGACGACGAGACCTGGCACCTGGTCAAGGATGTGCCCAAGGTGATGGGTTTCATCGGTGGCACCAGCGACAAGCCGGCGCCGATCTCCGACAAGGAGGCCGAGCAGATCCTGCAGCGCATCCAGGAGGGCGTGGAGAAGCCGCGGCCCAAGGTGCTGTTCGAGGTCGGCGAGGTGGTGCGCGTCACCGACGGCCCATTCAACGATTTCAACGGCGTGGTGGAAGAGGTCAACTACGAGAAGAACCGCCTGCGGGTCGCGGTGCTGATCTTTGGCCGTTCCACACCGGTCGAGCTGGAGTTCAGTCAGGTCGAAAAGGCCTGA
- the secE gene encoding preprotein translocase subunit SecE produces the protein MNAKAETQGSRLDSVKLTLAIALLLGAVGAFYYFAEASLLLRVLGLLATAGVALAIMAQTAVGRRLLGYLVETRTEVRKVVWPTRQETIQTTLIVFAMVIVMGILLWLLDMFLLWAVRLLTGQAG, from the coding sequence ATGAACGCAAAGGCTGAAACCCAGGGTTCCAGACTCGACTCCGTGAAGTTGACGCTGGCGATCGCGCTGTTGCTCGGTGCGGTCGGGGCCTTCTATTACTTCGCCGAGGCGTCGTTGCTGCTGCGAGTGCTGGGTCTGCTGGCCACCGCCGGTGTGGCCCTGGCGATCATGGCGCAGACCGCCGTCGGCAGGCGGCTGCTGGGGTATCTGGTCGAGACCCGGACCGAGGTCCGCAAGGTCGTCTGGCCGACGCGGCAGGAGACCATTCAGACCACGCTGATCGTGTTCGCGATGGTCATCGTGATGGGTATCCTGCTCTGGTTATTGGACATGTTTTTGCTCTGGGCGGTCCGCTTGCTGACCGGTCAGGCGGGCTGA
- the rplJ gene encoding 50S ribosomal protein L10, whose translation MALTLEEKKSVVAEVAEVASSALSAVAAEYRGLTVDELTELRKKARDGGVYLRVIKNTLARRAVQGTEFECISESLVGPLLLAFSQEDPGCAARVIKDFAKEHDLLQVRFVAVGGELLPANDIERLASLPTRDQALSMLMAVMKAPVEKLARTLNEVPGKLVRTVAAIRDQKESAA comes from the coding sequence ATGGCGCTGACTCTCGAAGAGAAGAAGTCCGTCGTTGCCGAGGTGGCGGAAGTCGCATCGAGCGCACTATCCGCTGTGGCCGCGGAATACCGCGGACTGACCGTGGACGAGCTGACCGAACTGCGCAAGAAGGCGCGGGATGGTGGTGTCTATCTGCGTGTCATCAAAAACACTTTGGCCCGACGTGCCGTTCAGGGTACCGAGTTCGAGTGCATTTCCGAGAGTCTGGTGGGGCCGCTGTTGCTGGCGTTCTCGCAGGAAGACCCCGGTTGTGCCGCTCGAGTGATCAAGGACTTCGCCAAGGAGCACGACCTGCTCCAGGTTCGTTTCGTGGCGGTGGGCGGTGAGCTGCTGCCGGCCAACGACATCGAACGACTGGCGAGTCTGCCGACCCGGGATCAGGCCCTGTCCATGCTGATGGCCGTGATGAAGGCTCCGGTGGAGAAGCTGGCCCGCACCCTCAACGAGGTGCCTGGCAAGCTGGTCCGTACCGTGGCTGCCATCCGCGATCAGAAGGAAAGCGCGGCGTAA
- the rpoB gene encoding DNA-directed RNA polymerase subunit beta has translation MGYSFTEKKRIRKDFGKRPSILKVPYLLATQIESYRDFLQTDRQPGHRGDKGLHAAFSSVFPIESYSGNARLEYVSYRLGEPTFDVKECQLRGMTYAAPLRALVRLVIYDKDSDSSSPTIKDIKEQEVYMGELPLMTDTGTFVINGTERVIVSQLHRSPGVFFDHDKGKTHSSGKVLYSARVIPYRGSWLDFEFDPKDNVFVRIDRRRKLPATILLRALGYEVEEILDMFFETNSFHLDKDGVTLDLVPERLRGETATFPIKVGDKVIVEEGRRITARHIRELDKAGVKTLEVPEDYLLGKVLAKNIIDTETGELIANANDELTEELIAKLREAGIRDIETLFTNDLDRGPYVSQTLRIDPATNALEAQVEIYRMMRPGEPPTKEAAQNLFKNLFFTEDRYDLSAVGRMKFNRRVGRDTVRGPGILIDDKYIEQDLISRFKLQDDSDTLRVAELEAPVRQLLELVGRDADESIGWGDLKAVLRDWGSDIVAVLRTLIDIRNGIGVVDDIDHLGNRRIRCVGEMAENVFRIGLVRVERAVKERLTLAESEGLMPQELINAKPVAAAIKEFFGSSQLSQFMDQNNPLSEVTHKRRVSALGPGGLTRERAGFEVRDVHPTHYGRLCPIETPEGPNIGLINSLAVYARTNEYGFLETPYRKVEDGRVTDQIEYLSAIEEGEYMIAQANAALDDKGNLVEDLVSCRHQNEFTMTTPDKVDYMDVSPKQIVSVAASLIPFLEHDDANRALMGSNMQRQAVPTLRAEKPLVGTGMERAVAVDSGVTVVARRGGVVDSVDAGRIVVRVNDEETIPGEPGVDIYNLIKYTRSNQNTCINQRPLVGPGDVIAKGDVLADGPSTDMGELALGQNMLVAFMPWNGYNFEDSILISERVVQEDRFTTIHIEELTCVARDTKLGSEEISGDIPNVGEGALAKLDESGIVYIGAEVKPGDILVGKVTPKGETQLTPEEKLLRAIFGEKASDVKDTSLRVPSGMDGTVIDVQVFTRDGVEKDKRALEIEEEQLAGVKKDLADQMRIMEEDVYRRVEQLLTGKTAEGGPNKLKSGAKITKSYLEAVDRSKWFEIRLKNEEANQQLEKAAEQLKAIRADFDKRLEEKRMKITAGDDLAPGVLKMVKVYLAVKRRVQPGDKMAGRHGNKGVISMIVPVEDMPYTADGTPADVVLNPLGVPSRMNVGQVLETHLGWAAKGVGIKIGKMLEAKAKVAELRDYLEKVYNTSGRKEDLDSLSDEEIIELASNLKAGVPMATPVFDGAHESEIKAMLKLADLPESGQTILYDGRTGDPFDRPVTVGYMYMLKLNHLVDDKMHARSTGPYSLVTQQPLGGKAQFGGQRFGEMEVWALEAYGAAYTLQEMLTVKSDDVTGRTKMYKSIVDGDHHMEAGMPESFNVLVKEIRSLGINLELEQD, from the coding sequence ATGGGCTACAGCTTTACCGAGAAAAAACGCATTCGCAAGGATTTCGGCAAGCGTCCCAGTATCCTGAAGGTCCCGTACCTGCTGGCGACCCAGATCGAGTCATACCGGGATTTCCTGCAGACCGACAGGCAGCCGGGTCATCGCGGTGACAAGGGGCTGCATGCCGCATTCTCCTCGGTGTTCCCGATCGAGAGCTATTCCGGCAACGCACGGCTGGAATACGTCAGCTATCGCCTGGGTGAGCCGACCTTCGACGTCAAGGAGTGTCAGCTGCGGGGCATGACCTATGCGGCACCGCTGCGTGCCCTGGTCCGTCTGGTGATCTACGACAAGGATTCCGACAGCAGCTCGCCGACCATCAAGGACATCAAGGAGCAGGAGGTCTACATGGGCGAACTGCCCCTGATGACCGACACCGGCACCTTCGTCATCAACGGCACCGAGCGGGTCATCGTCTCCCAGCTGCACCGTTCGCCCGGCGTGTTCTTCGATCACGACAAGGGCAAGACCCATTCATCCGGCAAGGTGCTGTATTCCGCGCGGGTGATTCCCTACCGCGGCTCCTGGCTGGACTTCGAGTTCGACCCCAAGGACAACGTCTTCGTGCGCATCGACCGTCGCCGCAAGCTGCCGGCGACCATCCTGCTGCGCGCCCTGGGCTACGAGGTCGAGGAAATCCTCGACATGTTCTTCGAGACCAACAGCTTCCACCTGGACAAGGACGGGGTGACCCTGGACCTGGTGCCCGAGCGGCTGCGCGGCGAGACCGCGACCTTCCCGATCAAGGTGGGTGACAAGGTCATCGTCGAGGAAGGACGGCGCATCACTGCGCGCCACATCCGCGAGCTGGACAAGGCCGGGGTCAAGACCCTCGAGGTGCCGGAGGACTATCTGCTCGGCAAGGTGCTGGCGAAGAACATCATCGATACCGAAACCGGGGAACTGATCGCCAACGCCAACGATGAGCTCACCGAGGAGCTGATCGCCAAGCTGCGCGAGGCGGGGATCAGGGATATCGAGACCCTGTTCACCAACGATCTGGACCGTGGTCCCTACGTCTCCCAGACCCTGCGTATCGATCCGGCCACCAATGCCCTGGAGGCACAGGTCGAGATCTACCGCATGATGCGCCCGGGCGAGCCGCCGACCAAGGAGGCCGCACAGAACCTGTTCAAGAACCTGTTCTTCACCGAGGACCGCTACGATCTGTCTGCCGTCGGCCGCATGAAGTTCAATCGCCGGGTCGGCCGGGACACGGTCAGGGGGCCGGGCATCCTGATCGACGACAAGTACATCGAGCAGGACCTGATCAGCCGTTTCAAGCTGCAGGACGACAGCGACACCCTGCGGGTCGCCGAGCTGGAAGCGCCGGTCCGCCAGTTGCTCGAGCTGGTCGGCCGTGACGCCGACGAGAGCATCGGCTGGGGCGATTTGAAGGCGGTGCTGCGTGACTGGGGTTCCGACATCGTTGCCGTGTTGCGCACACTGATCGACATTCGCAACGGTATCGGTGTGGTCGATGACATCGATCACCTCGGTAACCGTCGCATCCGCTGTGTCGGCGAGATGGCGGAGAACGTGTTCCGCATCGGCCTGGTGCGTGTCGAGCGGGCCGTCAAGGAGCGCCTGACCCTGGCCGAGAGCGAGGGCCTGATGCCGCAGGAGCTGATCAACGCCAAGCCGGTCGCAGCGGCGATCAAGGAGTTCTTCGGCTCCAGCCAGCTCTCCCAGTTCATGGACCAGAACAATCCCTTGTCCGAGGTGACCCACAAGCGGCGCGTCTCGGCGCTTGGCCCCGGCGGCCTGACCCGCGAGCGGGCCGGCTTCGAGGTGCGCGATGTGCATCCCACCCACTACGGCCGGCTGTGCCCGATCGAGACCCCGGAAGGTCCGAACATCGGCCTGATCAACTCGCTGGCGGTCTATGCCCGGACCAACGAGTACGGCTTCCTGGAGACCCCCTACCGCAAGGTGGAGGACGGCCGTGTCACCGACCAGATCGAGTATCTGTCGGCGATCGAGGAGGGCGAGTACATGATCGCCCAGGCCAATGCGGCGCTGGACGACAAGGGCAACCTGGTCGAGGATCTGGTCTCCTGCCGGCACCAGAACGAGTTCACCATGACCACCCCGGACAAGGTGGACTACATGGACGTGTCGCCGAAACAGATCGTCTCGGTGGCTGCCTCGCTGATCCCCTTCCTGGAGCACGACGACGCCAACCGCGCGCTGATGGGTTCCAACATGCAGCGCCAGGCGGTACCGACGCTGCGCGCCGAGAAGCCGCTGGTGGGCACCGGCATGGAGCGGGCGGTGGCCGTCGACTCCGGCGTGACCGTGGTGGCCAGGCGTGGCGGGGTGGTCGACTCGGTCGACGCCGGCCGCATCGTGGTGCGGGTCAATGACGAGGAGACCATCCCCGGCGAACCCGGTGTCGATATCTACAACCTGATCAAGTACACCCGCTCCAACCAGAACACCTGCATCAACCAGCGGCCGCTGGTCGGGCCGGGTGACGTGATCGCCAAGGGTGACGTGCTGGCCGATGGTCCTTCCACCGACATGGGCGAGCTGGCCCTGGGCCAGAACATGCTGGTCGCCTTCATGCCCTGGAACGGCTACAACTTCGAGGACTCGATCCTCATCTCCGAGCGGGTGGTGCAGGAAGACCGCTTCACCACCATCCACATCGAGGAGCTGACCTGCGTCGCGCGCGATACCAAGCTGGGCTCGGAGGAGATCTCCGGTGACATCCCCAACGTCGGTGAGGGCGCCCTGGCCAAGCTCGACGAGTCCGGCATCGTCTATATCGGTGCCGAGGTCAAGCCGGGCGACATCCTGGTCGGCAAGGTGACGCCCAAGGGCGAGACCCAGCTCACCCCGGAGGAGAAGCTGCTGCGTGCCATCTTCGGCGAGAAGGCCTCGGACGTGAAGGACACCTCGCTGCGCGTGCCTTCCGGCATGGACGGTACCGTGATCGACGTGCAGGTCTTCACCCGCGACGGCGTGGAGAAGGACAAGCGTGCGCTGGAGATCGAAGAGGAACAGCTGGCCGGTGTGAAGAAGGACCTGGCCGACCAGATGCGGATCATGGAGGAGGACGTCTATCGTCGTGTCGAACAACTGCTCACCGGCAAGACTGCCGAGGGCGGGCCCAACAAGCTGAAGAGCGGGGCCAAGATCACCAAGAGCTATCTGGAAGCTGTGGATCGCAGCAAGTGGTTCGAGATCCGCCTCAAGAACGAGGAGGCCAACCAGCAGCTGGAGAAGGCTGCCGAGCAGCTCAAGGCGATCCGCGCCGACTTCGACAAGCGTCTCGAAGAGAAGCGCATGAAGATCACCGCCGGCGACGACCTGGCGCCGGGCGTGCTGAAGATGGTCAAGGTCTACCTGGCCGTCAAGCGGCGGGTGCAGCCGGGCGACAAGATGGCCGGCCGCCACGGCAACAAGGGCGTGATTTCCATGATCGTGCCGGTGGAAGACATGCCCTATACCGCTGACGGCACCCCCGCCGACGTGGTGCTCAATCCGCTGGGCGTGCCTTCGCGCATGAACGTCGGCCAGGTGTTGGAGACCCACCTCGGCTGGGCTGCCAAGGGTGTCGGCATCAAGATCGGCAAGATGCTCGAGGCGAAGGCCAAGGTCGCCGAGCTGCGCGACTACCTGGAGAAGGTCTACAACACCAGCGGCAGGAAGGAGGATCTCGACTCCCTCAGCGACGAGGAGATCATCGAGCTGGCGTCCAACCTGAAAGCGGGTGTGCCGATGGCGACGCCGGTATTCGACGGTGCGCACGAAAGCGAGATCAAGGCCATGCTCAAGCTGGCCGATCTGCCCGAGTCCGGCCAGACCATCCTCTACGATGGGCGCACCGGCGATCCCTTCGATCGCCCGGTGACGGTCGGCTACATGTACATGCTGAAGCTGAACCATCTGGTCGACGACAAGATGCACGCCCGTTCCACCGGCCCCTACAGCCTGGTGACCCAGCAGCCGCTGGGTGGCAAGGCGCAGTTCGGTGGTCAGCGCTTCGGTGAGATGGAGGTCTGGGCGCTGGAGGCCTATGGTGCCGCCTACACCCTGCAGGAAATGCTGACCGTGAAATCCGATGACGTGACCGGCCGCACCAAGATGTACAAGAGCATCGTCGACGGCGACCATCACATGGAGGCCGGCATGCCGGAGTCCTTCAATGTGCTGGTCAAGGAGATCCGCTCGCTGGGCATCAATCTGGAACTGGAGCAGGACTGA